In Shinella sp. XGS7, a single genomic region encodes these proteins:
- the ugpQ gene encoding glycerophosphodiester phosphodiesterase, which translates to MDTQALWPMPFWVAHRGAGKLAPENTLAAFREGARHGWRAFECDAKLSRDGLPFLLHDATLDRTTPERGVAGERDWAELARIDAGAWHSRAYAGEPIPSLDALARYVLANRFALNIEIKPTPGTERHTGEVLGREVLRLWAGSGTLPLFSSFKPEALEGARASAPEVPRGLLVDKLWDGWFATAQALGCAAVITHYALMDRALVQQLHAAGMKAVVYTVNDPATAQWLIGNGVDGIISDAVDRFSPVG; encoded by the coding sequence ATGGACACACAAGCACTTTGGCCCATGCCCTTCTGGGTGGCGCACCGCGGCGCCGGCAAGCTGGCCCCGGAGAACACCCTCGCGGCCTTCCGCGAGGGCGCGCGCCATGGCTGGCGCGCCTTCGAGTGCGACGCCAAGCTCAGCCGCGACGGCCTGCCCTTTCTGCTGCATGACGCCACGCTGGACCGCACCACGCCCGAGCGCGGTGTGGCCGGTGAGCGCGACTGGGCCGAGCTCGCGCGTATCGACGCCGGCGCCTGGCACAGCCGCGCCTATGCCGGGGAGCCCATCCCCAGCCTGGACGCGCTGGCCCGCTATGTGCTCGCCAACCGCTTCGCGCTGAACATCGAGATCAAGCCCACGCCCGGCACCGAGCGCCACACCGGCGAGGTGCTGGGTCGCGAGGTGCTGCGCCTGTGGGCCGGCTCCGGCACCCTGCCCCTGTTCAGCAGCTTCAAGCCCGAGGCCCTGGAAGGCGCCCGCGCCAGCGCGCCCGAAGTACCGCGCGGCCTGCTGGTGGACAAGCTCTGGGACGGCTGGTTCGCCACCGCCCAGGCCCTGGGCTGCGCCGCCGTCATCACCCACTACGCGCTGATGGACCGCGCCCTGGTGCAGCAGCTGCACGCCGCCGGCATGAAGGCCGTGGTCTACACCGTCAACGACCCCGCCACCGCGCAGTGGCTGATTGGCAATGGGGTGGACGGCATCATCAGCGACGCGGTGGATCGGTTTTCGCCGGTGGGGTGA
- the dsr1 gene encoding anti-phage defense-associated sirtuin Dsr1: MQFIANGPDIPDALVQAHEEGRVVFFCGAGIAYPAGLPGFKGLVEDIYRLNGTTLSDIEREAFVRGQFDATLDLLERRLPGQRLAVRRAMAKALKPKLRRKGATDTQAALLRLARSREGTLRLVTTNFDRVFHAAAKRTGQTFQSYAAPMLPIPKNSRWNGLIYLHGLLPEKPDDTTLNRLVVTSGDFGLAYLTERWAARFVSELFRNYVVCFVGYSINDPVLRYMMDALAADRMLGEVTPQAWALGDSEPGQEQRKTIEWEAKGVTPILYNVPNGSHDHSALHQTLHAWAETYRDGVQGKEAIVVKHALARPQDSSQQDDFVGRMLWALSDRSGLPAKRFADFNPAPSLDWLLKAFAGERYGHGDLPRFRVPSHGEIDAKLRFSLIHRPTPYDLAPPMVLAAGGVIGSQWDDLMFHLARWLTRHLDDPRLVIWIAQRGGRLNDRWPWLIEHELDRLASLERDGNTSELDEIRLHAPRAIPGPLMRTLWRLLLGGRVKSPWRDADLYRWKGRLMREGLTATMRLELRELLAPQVALKEPFRWGGEEVAGEPTHLRQLVDWELVLASNHVHSALRDLAGNHWTSALPMLLEDFQQLLRDALDLLRELGGADDRSDRSHWDLPSISPHWQNRAFRDWVSLIELLRDAWLALRVLDNARATRIALAWFELPYPTFKRLALFAASQDGSIPPEQWVDWLLADGAWWLWSTDTGREMFRLLVLQGRQLSGIHQERLEAAILAGPPREKYRDDLEPERWEDLVARAVWLRLSKLTASGRALGAIAASRLTELSTSYPDWKLATNERDEFSAWMSGTGDPDYEDSRDVDIAPRKRRELMQWLTKPTPERRPFYEDTWREVCRTRFFHSLSALCDLASDGVWPADRWRKALQAWAEEGLVLRSWQYAAPLVQTMPDAVVQELAHSVTWWMEAASKSVNRHEDIMLSLCRRVLALPLDAGTGITSNGEPIDQPVTEAINHPVGHVTQVLINRWLKRGPNDNDLLPADIEPSFTQICDARIDRYRHGRVLLGSRLIALFRVDRPWTVRHLLPLFSWNERAEAKAVWEGFLWSPRLYQPLLEAFKPQFLETANHYPDLGEHSRQFAAILTYAALGPTNGYSVEDFRSAIGRLPQEGLEESAQALSQALESAADQREDYWKNRAQPFWQQVWPKSRHLATPRIAESVTRLVIAARGELPAALVAVEDWLQPIEHPDYVVHLLHESGLCGRFPAEALRLLDAVIADQQWAPRELRQCLDEIAQVEPQLAQDVRYLRLSEYSRKRAI; this comes from the coding sequence GTGCAGTTCATAGCAAATGGCCCTGATATTCCAGATGCACTTGTGCAGGCGCACGAAGAAGGCCGGGTGGTGTTTTTCTGTGGCGCTGGTATTGCTTATCCCGCAGGTCTGCCGGGCTTCAAGGGCTTGGTGGAGGACATCTACCGATTGAACGGTACGACGCTCTCGGACATTGAGCGCGAGGCTTTCGTGCGCGGGCAGTTCGACGCCACGCTCGACCTGCTGGAGCGACGCCTGCCGGGACAACGCCTTGCCGTCCGCCGCGCAATGGCGAAAGCGCTAAAGCCGAAACTGCGTCGCAAAGGCGCCACCGATACGCAGGCGGCGTTACTGCGACTGGCGCGCAGCCGTGAGGGCACCCTGCGGCTGGTCACCACCAACTTCGACCGCGTGTTTCACGCGGCAGCCAAGCGCACCGGTCAGACATTCCAGTCCTATGCCGCGCCGATGTTGCCAATTCCGAAGAACAGCCGCTGGAACGGATTGATTTATTTGCATGGCCTGTTGCCCGAGAAGCCGGACGACACCACGCTGAACCGGCTGGTGGTCACAAGCGGCGACTTCGGTTTGGCCTACCTGACAGAACGCTGGGCCGCCCGCTTCGTGAGCGAGCTGTTCCGCAACTATGTGGTCTGTTTCGTGGGTTACAGCATCAATGACCCGGTGCTGCGCTACATGATGGATGCGCTGGCCGCCGACCGGATGCTGGGCGAAGTCACTCCACAGGCCTGGGCTCTGGGTGATAGCGAACCAGGGCAGGAGCAACGGAAAACCATCGAGTGGGAAGCCAAGGGTGTCACGCCCATCCTGTACAACGTGCCCAATGGCAGCCACGATCATTCGGCGTTGCATCAGACACTACATGCCTGGGCAGAAACCTACCGCGACGGCGTTCAGGGCAAAGAAGCCATCGTCGTCAAACATGCTCTGGCCCGACCACAGGACAGCTCGCAGCAAGACGACTTTGTGGGCCGAATGCTGTGGGCCTTGTCAGACAGATCCGGCTTGCCGGCCAAACGCTTTGCCGACTTCAATCCCGCCCCGTCACTGGACTGGCTGCTGAAGGCCTTCGCGGGCGAGCGGTATGGGCACGGCGATCTGCCCCGTTTCCGTGTGCCCTCCCACGGGGAGATCGACGCCAAACTACGCTTCAGCCTGATCCACCGGCCGACTCCCTATGACCTCGCCCCGCCGATGGTGTTGGCGGCAGGAGGCGTCATCGGCAGCCAGTGGGACGACTTGATGTTCCATCTGGCCCGCTGGCTCACCCGCCATCTGGATGACCCGAGGCTGGTTATCTGGATCGCACAGCGCGGCGGCCGGTTGAACGACCGATGGCCGTGGTTGATCGAGCATGAGCTGGATCGGCTTGCTTCATTGGAACGTGACGGCAATACCTCCGAGCTGGACGAAATACGCTTGCACGCCCCCAGGGCCATCCCCGGCCCACTGATGCGCACCTTGTGGCGCCTGCTGCTTGGCGGAAGAGTGAAATCGCCATGGCGCGATGCCGATCTGTATCGCTGGAAAGGGCGCCTGATGCGAGAGGGTCTGACCGCCACGATGCGCCTGGAATTGCGCGAACTGCTCGCGCCCCAGGTAGCCTTGAAGGAACCATTTCGCTGGGGCGGGGAAGAAGTCGCAGGCGAGCCGACGCACTTGCGGCAACTGGTGGATTGGGAGCTCGTGTTGGCTTCCAATCACGTGCATTCAGCCTTGCGCGACCTCGCAGGCAACCACTGGACATCGGCCTTGCCGATGTTGCTTGAAGACTTCCAGCAACTGCTGCGTGATGCACTGGATCTGTTGCGTGAGCTGGGTGGGGCCGACGACCGCAGCGATCGGTCACACTGGGATCTGCCATCGATCAGCCCACATTGGCAGAACCGGGCCTTCAGAGACTGGGTGAGCTTGATCGAGTTGCTGCGCGATGCTTGGCTGGCGTTACGTGTCTTGGACAACGCACGCGCGACGCGGATTGCCTTGGCTTGGTTCGAGTTGCCGTACCCAACCTTCAAGCGACTGGCCCTGTTCGCGGCTAGTCAGGATGGCAGTATTCCGCCAGAACAGTGGGTGGATTGGCTGCTGGCCGATGGCGCGTGGTGGCTGTGGTCCACGGATACGGGGCGGGAGATGTTTCGCCTGCTCGTATTGCAAGGGCGTCAATTATCAGGAATTCACCAGGAGCGGCTAGAAGCGGCCATCTTGGCCGGGCCGCCACGCGAGAAGTATCGGGATGACTTAGAGCCGGAACGGTGGGAAGACTTGGTGGCCCGTGCTGTCTGGCTGCGTCTGTCCAAACTGACCGCGTCGGGCCGCGCTCTGGGAGCGATAGCGGCGTCCCGACTGACGGAGTTGTCCACGTCTTACCCAGATTGGAAGTTGGCAACCAACGAGCGTGATGAGTTCTCTGCCTGGATGAGTGGCACCGGTGATCCGGACTACGAGGATAGCCGGGACGTCGACATTGCCCCCCGCAAGCGGCGGGAACTGATGCAATGGCTCACAAAGCCGACACCTGAACGGCGACCGTTCTATGAGGACACCTGGCGCGAGGTCTGCCGCACGCGGTTCTTCCACAGCCTGTCTGCGCTATGCGATCTGGCAAGTGATGGCGTGTGGCCTGCCGACCGTTGGCGCAAGGCTCTGCAGGCCTGGGCAGAAGAAGGCCTGGTGTTGCGCTCCTGGCAATACGCTGCACCGCTCGTACAAACTATGCCCGATGCCGTGGTTCAGGAACTTGCCCACAGCGTCACGTGGTGGATGGAAGCCGCGTCCAAGTCGGTCAACCGCCATGAAGACATCATGCTGAGCCTGTGCCGCCGCGTGCTGGCCTTGCCGCTTGACGCGGGGACTGGAATCACCAGCAATGGCGAGCCGATTGACCAGCCCGTCACGGAAGCCATCAATCATCCTGTCGGGCATGTCACGCAAGTGCTGATCAATCGGTGGCTAAAACGGGGCCCAAACGACAACGATCTGCTCCCCGCCGACATCGAACCCTCCTTCACGCAAATCTGCGATGCGCGAATAGACAGGTACCGCCATGGCCGGGTATTGCTGGGTTCGCGGCTAATTGCTCTTTTCCGCGTGGATCGCCCTTGGACGGTGCGGCACCTCTTGCCGTTGTTCAGTTGGAATGAGCGAGCGGAGGCAAAGGCTGTGTGGGAAGGCTTCCTGTGGTCGCCGCGCCTGTATCAGCCACTGCTGGAGGCCTTCAAGCCACAGTTCTTGGAGACCGCGAATCACTACCCCGACCTTGGCGAGCACAGCAGGCAGTTTGCTGCAATCCTGACGTATGCGGCATTAGGCCCGACCAATGGATACTCTGTGGAGGATTTTCGATCTGCGATCGGAAGGTTGCCGCAAGAGGGCTTGGAAGAATCCGCGCAGGCGCTCTCCCAGGCACTGGAAAGTGCTGCGGACCAACGTGAGGACTATTGGAAGAATCGTGCTCAGCCGTTTTGGCAACAGGTCTGGCCGAAGTCCCGCCATCTAGCCACCCCCCGAATCGCTGAGTCTGTGACTCGGCTTGTCATTGCGGCTCGAGGCGAACTTCCAGCGGCCTTGGTTGCGGTAGAAGACTGGTTGCAACCGATCGAGCATCCAGACTACGTCGTGCATTTGCTGCACGAATCCGGCTTGTGCGGACGTTTCCCTGCTGAAGCGTTGCGGCTGCTGGATGCCGTGATTGCTGACCAACAGTGGGCGCCCCGGGAGTTGAGGCAATGCTTGGACGAGATCGCACAGGTTGAGCCACAACTTGCACAAGATGTCCGATATCTGCGGCTAAGCGAATACTCTCGGAAGCGGGCGATATGA
- a CDS encoding GNAT family N-acetyltransferase, protein MSLPDPVLIQVPERLETERLVIAMPHIGLGQALNAAVCESLAELKPWMPWAQAAPSIEESETVVRHQVARFIERSDLVYQFYLKGPQGQAGRLLGGTGLHRLDWTVRRFEIGYWVRSSAQGQGYVSEAVRALADMAFTQLRARRVEIRADVLNTRSRAVAERCGFELEGVLRRDALNPAGEPRDTCVYARIEAGGGGGEDR, encoded by the coding sequence ATGAGCCTGCCCGACCCCGTGCTGATCCAGGTGCCGGAGCGCCTGGAGACCGAGAGACTGGTGATTGCCATGCCGCATATCGGCCTGGGCCAGGCCCTGAATGCCGCCGTTTGCGAATCCCTGGCCGAGCTCAAGCCCTGGATGCCCTGGGCCCAGGCGGCGCCCAGCATCGAGGAGAGCGAGACCGTGGTGCGCCACCAGGTGGCGCGCTTCATCGAACGCAGCGATCTGGTCTACCAGTTCTATCTCAAGGGGCCGCAGGGTCAGGCAGGGCGCCTCCTGGGCGGCACCGGCCTGCACCGCCTGGACTGGACGGTGCGGCGCTTCGAGATCGGCTACTGGGTGCGCAGCAGCGCCCAGGGCCAGGGCTATGTGAGCGAGGCCGTGCGCGCCCTGGCCGACATGGCCTTCACCCAGCTGCGCGCGCGCCGGGTGGAGATCCGCGCCGATGTGCTCAACACACGCAGCCGCGCGGTGGCCGAGCGCTGCGGCTTCGAGCTGGAAGGCGTGCTGCGCCGCGACGCGCTGAACCCGGCCGGCGAGCCGCGAGATACCTGTGTGTATGCGCGGATTGAGGCGGGTGGGGGCGGGGGCGAGGACAGGTAG
- a CDS encoding MFS transporter gives MSTRPMPWFDRLKQSLTLPPRDLLRDRIYRRLWSSILISSLGGQITMLALPLTAALLLNASPTQMGLLTAMEIVPFVLFSLPSGVWLDRVRKLPVYIWGETCLALVVATVPVAAWMGWLSMTWLYVVGFVLGMVYTTAGSAAQIVLTQVVPRDRLVEAHAKNALASSGAEVAGPGLAGALIKVLGAPMALAVDAVLVLISALILRGIKVQEQLRVHPEADFWRDLKAGVRFVRDKRLLVSLATAVGGWQLCHNAALVVQILFATRTLGLSGQTVGLSYVALGAGTVLASVFGHRISRHLGPGPSLIAGFGICGLGWLLLSLAPANRLGIAAFAFMLFTFGIGAVLIFINFLSLRQAVTPAPMLGRMTSTMRWLILLPAGPGALIGGWLGEHLGLRAALAFAGCGALLLTALVWRHRVIREVRELPRVEELVGESTLGAEAMPGRPPAELQPSK, from the coding sequence ATGTCGACCCGGCCCATGCCCTGGTTTGACCGGCTCAAGCAAAGCCTGACCCTGCCCCCGCGGGATCTGCTGCGCGACCGCATCTACCGCCGCCTCTGGAGCTCCATCCTGATCAGCTCCCTGGGCGGCCAGATCACCATGCTGGCCCTGCCGCTGACGGCAGCCCTGCTGCTCAACGCCAGCCCCACCCAGATGGGCCTGCTCACGGCCATGGAGATCGTGCCCTTCGTGCTCTTCTCCCTGCCCTCGGGCGTGTGGCTGGACCGGGTGCGCAAGCTGCCGGTCTATATCTGGGGCGAGACCTGCCTGGCCCTGGTGGTGGCCACCGTGCCCGTGGCGGCCTGGATGGGCTGGCTGTCCATGACCTGGCTCTATGTGGTGGGCTTTGTGCTGGGCATGGTCTACACCACGGCCGGCAGCGCCGCCCAGATCGTGCTCACCCAGGTGGTGCCGCGCGACCGCCTGGTGGAGGCGCATGCCAAGAACGCTCTGGCTTCCTCGGGGGCCGAGGTGGCGGGGCCGGGTCTTGCCGGCGCCCTGATCAAGGTGCTGGGTGCGCCCATGGCCCTGGCGGTGGACGCGGTGCTGGTGCTGATCTCGGCCCTGATCCTGCGCGGCATCAAGGTGCAGGAGCAGCTGCGCGTGCACCCCGAGGCCGACTTCTGGCGCGACCTCAAGGCCGGCGTGCGCTTTGTGCGCGACAAGCGCCTGCTGGTGAGCCTGGCCACGGCCGTGGGCGGCTGGCAGCTCTGCCACAACGCGGCCCTGGTGGTGCAGATCCTCTTTGCCACGCGCACCCTGGGCCTCTCGGGCCAGACCGTGGGCCTGAGCTATGTGGCCCTGGGCGCGGGCACGGTGCTGGCCAGCGTCTTCGGCCACCGCATCAGCCGCCATCTTGGCCCCGGGCCCAGCCTGATCGCGGGCTTCGGCATCTGCGGCCTGGGCTGGCTGCTGCTCTCGCTGGCGCCGGCCAACCGCCTGGGCATCGCGGCCTTTGCCTTCATGCTTTTCACCTTCGGCATCGGGGCGGTGCTGATCTTCATCAACTTCCTGTCCCTGCGCCAGGCGGTGACGCCCGCGCCCATGCTGGGCCGCATGACCAGCACCATGCGCTGGCTGATCCTGCTGCCCGCCGGGCCCGGCGCCCTGATCGGCGGCTGGCTGGGCGAGCATCTGGGCCTGCGCGCGGCCCTGGCCTTTGCAGGCTGCGGCGCGCTGCTGCTCACCGCCCTGGTCTGGCGTCACCGCGTGATCCGCGAGGTGCGCGAGCTGCCGCGGGTGGAGGAGCTGGTGGGCGAGTCCACCCTGGGCGCCGAAGCCATGCCCGGCCGGCCGCCGGCCGAGCTGCAGCCCAGCAAATGA
- a CDS encoding GNAT family N-acetyltransferase — protein MRAPDAVPLSPASFSLGWQTELIFVRFDGLVQARPDCLVLRTPDNPLFYWGNCLVLPQPPRDADLAHWLARFEAEVGRHVPESGHVAIGFDAHAAHEPLLSWLAAGFEIFATAQLSAGPAQLLPPRRALEADFEFQVLDLAQPGRQAELVDLQCASRPPGFEPESYREFRLRQMQRYAAMQAAGRGHWFGIRHRASGALVADCGLFHEGHEGHAGHEGHGGGLGRFQFVGTHPDWRRRGLCSALIAAVSRQGVEAMGLARLVVCADPEDVAIGLYERLGFGREGSFWGAQRRPARDQRAG, from the coding sequence ATGCGTGCGCCCGACGCCGTGCCCCTCTCGCCCGCCAGCTTCTCCCTGGGCTGGCAGACCGAGCTGATCTTCGTCCGCTTCGACGGCCTGGTGCAGGCGCGGCCCGACTGCCTGGTGCTGCGCACGCCGGACAACCCGCTCTTCTACTGGGGCAACTGCCTGGTTCTGCCCCAGCCACCGCGCGATGCCGATCTGGCGCACTGGCTGGCGCGCTTCGAGGCCGAGGTGGGCCGCCATGTGCCCGAGTCCGGCCATGTGGCCATCGGCTTTGATGCCCATGCCGCCCACGAGCCCCTGCTGAGCTGGCTGGCGGCCGGTTTCGAGATCTTTGCCACCGCCCAGCTCAGCGCCGGGCCGGCTCAGCTCCTGCCCCCGCGGCGAGCGCTGGAGGCCGACTTCGAGTTCCAGGTGCTGGACCTGGCGCAGCCGGGCCGGCAGGCCGAGCTGGTGGATCTGCAATGCGCCAGCCGGCCCCCCGGCTTTGAGCCCGAAAGCTACCGCGAGTTCCGCCTGCGCCAGATGCAGCGCTATGCCGCCATGCAGGCTGCGGGTAGGGGCCACTGGTTCGGCATCCGCCACCGCGCCAGCGGCGCCCTGGTGGCGGACTGCGGCCTGTTCCACGAGGGCCATGAGGGCCATGCGGGCCATGAGGGCCACGGGGGCGGGCTGGGCCGCTTCCAGTTCGTGGGCACGCACCCGGACTGGCGCCGGCGCGGCCTGTGCAGCGCCCTGATCGCGGCGGTTAGCCGGCAGGGCGTGGAGGCCATGGGCCTGGCGCGCCTGGTGGTCTGCGCCGACCCCGAGGACGTGGCCATCGGCCTGTACGAGCGCCTGGGCTTTGGGCGCGAGGGCAGCTTCTGGGGCGCGCAGCGTCGGCCGGCGCGCGATCAGCGAGCGGGCTGA
- a CDS encoding gamma-glutamyltransferase family protein, producing the protein MSPTQHDFDWNSGYTSQRSPVFARNIVSTSHPLAAQAGLRILAQGGNAVDAAIATAAVMTLVEPCSNGLGSDAFAILWDGKELHGLNASGRAPQAWDVGYFRKKYGADAKSLPKRGWDAVTVPGAVAGWVALSQRFGKLPFADLMAPAIEIAERGYAVPVIVQQKWTLASKVEELVAQPGFAEAFLPKGRAPHVGELFQFKAAARTLRLIAETKGEAFYRGEVAAAVEAFARQTGGAMSAADFAAYQPEWVTPISQDYAGHTLHEIPPNGQGIAALMALGILKHLDVAQHAVDSTASQHLQIEAMKLAFADVYKYVAEPSAMAMTPAQMLDPAYLAERAKLIDPRKAQDFKAGNPVKGGTIYLTTADESGMMVSFIQSNYMGFGSGLVVPGYGVSLQNRGHGFTLEDGFANQVAPGKRPFHTIIPAFLTQNGQPVMSYGVMGGNMQPQGHMQTLVRMLDYKQHPQAACDAPRWRFNEGLSINVEPSMKPETIEGLRALGHEIGDIHDSYQDFGAGQFIWRLGDPAVEGYVAASDPRRDGAAAGY; encoded by the coding sequence ATGAGCCCTACCCAACACGACTTCGACTGGAACAGCGGCTACACCAGCCAGCGCAGCCCGGTCTTCGCCCGCAACATCGTCTCCACCTCGCACCCGCTGGCGGCGCAGGCGGGTTTGCGCATCCTGGCCCAGGGCGGCAATGCGGTGGATGCCGCCATCGCCACCGCGGCCGTCATGACCTTGGTGGAGCCCTGCAGCAACGGCCTGGGCTCGGACGCCTTCGCCATCCTCTGGGACGGCAAGGAGCTGCACGGCCTGAACGCCTCGGGCCGCGCGCCCCAGGCCTGGGATGTGGGCTACTTCCGCAAGAAGTACGGTGCCGACGCCAAGAGCCTGCCCAAGCGCGGCTGGGATGCCGTCACCGTGCCCGGCGCCGTGGCCGGCTGGGTGGCCCTGAGCCAGCGCTTTGGCAAGCTGCCCTTTGCCGATCTGATGGCACCGGCCATCGAGATTGCCGAGCGCGGCTATGCGGTGCCGGTGATCGTGCAGCAGAAGTGGACCCTGGCCTCCAAGGTGGAGGAGCTGGTGGCCCAGCCCGGCTTTGCCGAGGCCTTCCTGCCCAAGGGCCGCGCGCCTCATGTGGGTGAGTTGTTCCAGTTCAAGGCCGCGGCGCGCACCCTGCGCCTGATCGCCGAGACGAAAGGCGAGGCCTTCTACCGCGGCGAGGTGGCCGCGGCCGTGGAAGCCTTTGCCAGGCAGACCGGCGGCGCGATGAGCGCGGCCGACTTCGCGGCCTACCAGCCCGAGTGGGTCACGCCCATCAGCCAGGACTATGCCGGCCACACCCTGCACGAGATCCCGCCCAACGGCCAGGGCATCGCTGCCCTGATGGCGCTGGGCATCCTCAAGCACCTGGACGTGGCCCAGCACGCGGTGGACAGCACCGCCTCCCAGCATCTGCAGATCGAGGCCATGAAGCTGGCCTTTGCCGATGTCTACAAATACGTGGCCGAGCCCTCGGCCATGGCGATGACGCCGGCCCAGATGCTGGACCCGGCCTATCTTGCCGAGCGCGCCAAGCTGATCGACCCCAGGAAGGCCCAAGACTTCAAGGCCGGCAACCCGGTCAAGGGCGGCACCATCTACCTGACCACGGCCGATGAGAGCGGCATGATGGTCAGCTTCATCCAGAGCAATTACATGGGCTTCGGCTCGGGCCTGGTCGTGCCGGGCTATGGCGTCTCGCTGCAGAACCGAGGCCATGGCTTCACGCTGGAAGACGGCTTCGCCAACCAGGTGGCGCCGGGCAAGCGCCCCTTCCACACCATCATCCCGGCCTTCCTGACCCAGAACGGTCAGCCGGTGATGAGCTATGGCGTGATGGGCGGCAATATGCAGCCCCAGGGCCATATGCAGACCCTGGTGCGCATGCTGGACTACAAGCAGCATCCCCAGGCGGCCTGCGACGCGCCGCGCTGGCGCTTCAACGAGGGCCTGTCCATCAATGTGGAGCCCAGCATGAAGCCCGAGACCATCGAGGGTCTGCGCGCCCTGGGTCATGAGATCGGTGACATCCACGACAGCTACCAGGACTTCGGCGCCGGCCAGTTCATCTGGCGCCTGGGCGACCCGGCGGTGGAAGGCTATGTGGCCGCCAGCGACCCGCGCCGCGACGGCGCCGCCGCCGGCTACTGA
- a CDS encoding tripartite tricarboxylate transporter substrate binding protein — translation MPFQFRVRPRLPLAALLAALLASASLAPAQAQTGASYPNRPIRLVVPFPAGGATDLLARAVSQKLASQLGQQLVVDNKAGAGGTLGSQEVAKAAPDGYTLLVATSSTHAIGPHLNPRLGYKVEEDFSPVGQIAQAANVLLVTPGLPVKDVRELIALAKSKPGQLNYASSGNGTIVHLSTEAFKSQAGVFITHIPYRGTGLSMPDLAAGNVQLLIDSIVSGLPHVKDGRIRALAVTGRSRSALAPELPTVAESGLPGYESVTWFGLYAPKGLPAALQTRLNQELNTALQSADVRERLARLGAEPAGGSPAQFAALVKADSERWGRLIRERKITLD, via the coding sequence ATGCCCTTCCAGTTCCGTGTCCGTCCCCGGCTGCCCCTGGCTGCCCTGCTCGCCGCCCTGCTGGCCAGCGCGAGCCTGGCGCCGGCCCAGGCGCAGACCGGCGCCAGCTATCCGAATCGGCCCATCCGCCTGGTCGTGCCCTTTCCGGCGGGCGGCGCTACCGATCTGCTGGCGCGCGCTGTCTCGCAGAAACTGGCCAGCCAGCTGGGGCAGCAGCTGGTGGTGGACAACAAGGCCGGCGCCGGTGGAACCCTGGGCTCGCAGGAAGTGGCCAAGGCAGCGCCCGATGGCTACACCCTGCTGGTGGCCACGAGCAGCACCCATGCCATCGGCCCGCATCTGAACCCCCGCCTGGGCTACAAGGTGGAGGAGGACTTCAGCCCCGTGGGCCAGATCGCCCAGGCGGCCAATGTGCTGCTGGTCACGCCCGGCCTGCCGGTCAAGGATGTGCGCGAGCTGATTGCCCTGGCCAAGAGCAAGCCCGGCCAGCTGAACTACGCCTCCAGCGGCAACGGCACCATCGTGCATCTGAGCACCGAGGCCTTCAAGAGCCAGGCCGGCGTGTTCATCACCCACATCCCTTACCGCGGCACCGGCCTGTCCATGCCCGATCTGGCGGCGGGCAATGTGCAGCTGCTGATCGACTCCATCGTTTCCGGCCTGCCCCATGTGAAGGACGGCCGCATCCGCGCCCTGGCGGTGACGGGTCGCAGCCGCTCGGCCCTGGCGCCGGAGTTGCCCACGGTGGCCGAGTCCGGCCTGCCGGGCTATGAGTCCGTGACCTGGTTCGGTCTCTACGCGCCCAAGGGCCTGCCCGCCGCGCTGCAGACCCGCCTGAACCAGGAACTCAACACCGCGCTGCAGTCGGCGGATGTGCGCGAGCGCCTGGCCCGCCTGGGCGCCGAACCCGCGGGCGGCAGCCCCGCCCAGTTTGCCGCCCTGGTCAAGGCCGACAGCGAACGCTGGGGCCGCCTGATCCGCGAACGCAAAATCACCCTGGACTGA